In one window of Kosmotoga pacifica DNA:
- a CDS encoding oligopeptide/dipeptide ABC transporter ATP-binding protein: MSQSESRKPILRVDNLVKYFPVKAGVFRRVVAHVKAVDNISFEVYERETLGLVGESGCGKTTAGMTVLRLHEPTSGRIIMNDEDTTHLFMPYLNARKYLIRTYVEPFEDLKRKAGSAVSAMKSIEDEFDRKMAELYFEKHNGSASSFIRELMSNREAKRKEFRRQAQIIFQDPYSSLNPRMRIKNIIAEGALIHKVANRSEVMAKVADILKKVGLSEDHMSRFPHEFSGGQRQRIGIARALILNPKLIVADEAVSALDVSIQAQILNLLNDLQVEFGLTYLFIAHDLAVVRHVSRRVAVMYLGKMVEIASKIELFENPLHPYTVALMSAIPIPDPEKKSKRIILQGDVPSPINPPKGCRFHPRCPIAKDICSKEEPPLQDLGNGHKVACFFPGEMKR, translated from the coding sequence ATGAGTCAGTCTGAAAGCAGAAAACCCATACTGAGAGTCGATAACCTTGTAAAGTATTTTCCTGTGAAAGCCGGTGTGTTCAGACGTGTGGTGGCTCACGTGAAGGCCGTTGATAACATCTCTTTTGAGGTATATGAAAGAGAAACGCTGGGGTTGGTGGGTGAATCCGGTTGTGGTAAAACGACAGCCGGTATGACCGTCCTGAGGCTACACGAACCAACCTCAGGTAGAATAATCATGAACGATGAAGACACGACACACCTTTTCATGCCGTATTTAAATGCCAGAAAATATCTTATTCGAACGTACGTCGAACCTTTTGAAGATCTCAAAAGAAAAGCCGGCTCAGCTGTTTCCGCAATGAAAAGTATAGAGGACGAATTCGATAGAAAGATGGCAGAGCTTTACTTTGAAAAGCACAATGGCTCTGCAAGTTCCTTTATCAGAGAACTTATGTCTAACAGAGAAGCAAAAAGGAAGGAATTCAGGAGACAAGCGCAGATAATTTTTCAGGATCCTTACTCCTCTCTAAACCCCAGAATGAGGATCAAGAACATTATCGCAGAGGGTGCTCTCATCCACAAAGTCGCGAACAGAAGCGAAGTCATGGCAAAAGTTGCCGATATTCTGAAAAAAGTCGGCCTTTCAGAAGACCACATGAGCAGATTCCCGCATGAATTCAGCGGCGGTCAGAGACAGAGAATCGGTATCGCGCGTGCACTTATCCTGAACCCAAAGCTGATAGTGGCTGACGAAGCAGTTTCTGCGCTGGATGTTTCAATTCAGGCACAGATTCTAAACCTACTGAATGATCTCCAGGTGGAGTTCGGGCTGACTTACCTGTTCATTGCCCATGATCTGGCTGTTGTTCGTCATGTGAGCAGACGTGTCGCGGTTATGTATCTGGGTAAGATGGTTGAAATAGCTTCAAAAATAGAGTTATTTGAGAATCCACTTCATCCATACACAGTCGCTTTGATGTCAGCTATACCGATACCAGATCCTGAGAAGAAGAGTAAAAGGATAATTCTTCAGGGTGATGTTCCAAGTCCCATTAATCCACCGAAGGGATGCAGATTCCACCCCCGTTGTCCCATTGCAAAGGATATTTGCTCTAAGGAAGAACCACCTTTACAAGACCTTGGGAATGGGCACAAAGTCGCCTGCTTCTTCCCGGGTGAAATGAAGAGATAA
- a CDS encoding ABC transporter ATP-binding protein — protein MEKKPLLEVKGLKTYFYTEDGIVKAVDGVSFEVYSGETLGIVGESGCGKSVTSLSIMRLLDEKGEIAGGEIIFDGKDILSLSEEEMRKMRGNEMAMIFQEPMTALNPVYTVGDQIMEAILLHQDVDRDTARKMAIDMLKKVGIPEPEKRVDEYPHELSGGMRQRAMIAMSLSCNPKLLFADEPTTALDVTIQAQILELMLELQKEYGMAIVMITHDLGVIAEMAERVVVMYAGKVVEYADVRTLFKDPKHPYTWGLMNAIPRLDEDKEKLYNIPGVVPDPLDFPKGCRFNTRCPIATDKCRTEEPPLEEIEPGHKAACWHIDRLEETVKVSRAGEGA, from the coding sequence GTGGAGAAAAAACCATTGCTTGAAGTTAAAGGACTGAAAACATACTTCTATACTGAGGACGGTATCGTTAAAGCCGTTGATGGTGTGAGCTTTGAAGTGTATTCAGGAGAAACATTGGGAATTGTCGGCGAATCCGGTTGCGGTAAAAGCGTCACTTCCCTTTCTATCATGCGCCTTTTAGATGAGAAAGGTGAAATTGCAGGAGGGGAAATTATCTTTGATGGCAAAGATATCCTCTCTCTCTCTGAAGAAGAGATGCGGAAGATGCGTGGAAACGAGATGGCTATGATCTTCCAGGAACCCATGACAGCGCTCAATCCTGTCTACACTGTGGGCGATCAGATAATGGAAGCCATTCTATTGCACCAAGACGTTGACAGAGATACTGCAAGGAAAATGGCCATCGATATGCTTAAAAAAGTCGGGATTCCCGAACCTGAAAAGAGGGTTGATGAATATCCCCATGAACTCTCCGGTGGCATGAGACAGAGAGCCATGATTGCGATGTCCCTTTCATGCAACCCAAAACTACTCTTTGCCGACGAACCAACTACAGCCTTGGATGTGACAATTCAGGCTCAGATATTGGAGCTCATGCTGGAACTTCAGAAGGAGTACGGAATGGCTATCGTTATGATAACCCACGACCTCGGTGTTATAGCTGAAATGGCCGAGAGGGTCGTTGTTATGTATGCCGGAAAAGTCGTGGAGTACGCTGACGTGAGAACACTTTTCAAAGATCCAAAACACCCATATACCTGGGGTCTTATGAATGCCATACCGCGACTCGACGAAGATAAGGAAAAGCTCTACAATATTCCCGGTGTGGTTCCAGATCCCCTTGATTTCCCGAAGGGTTGCCGGTTTAACACCAGATGTCCTATTGCCACTGATAAGTGCCGGACTGAAGAGCCACCTCTGGAAGAAATCGAGCCCGGTCACAAAGCAGCTTGTTGGCATATCGATAGACTTGAAGAGACAGTCAAGGTTTCCAGGGCAGGTGAAGGCGCATGA
- a CDS encoding ABC transporter permease: MAKRKSDFRKMMKKFWTNQTAVLGAVLLIIFVIIAIFAPQIVNKFAPKAAARAYVDNPYQMPRVAWTSNPLPPSKDDPFGVIGGRDIFYGVIYGTRTAFKLGLTVAGLSAIIGIIIGSIAAYFGGWIDEILMRIVDIFMSIPFLVAAMVLTTILGKGLDKVMIALVVFGWMTTARLIRGNILQAREEQYVLAAKALGQKDWLIIIKHILPNTIFPVVIQMSMRMGSYVITAAGLSFLGVGAEPGYADWGTILSYSRNWMTMLDKAWFAIVFPGVAMVLFVLAWNLVGDALRDIFDPRMRS, from the coding sequence ATGGCTAAAAGAAAAAGTGATTTTAGAAAAATGATGAAGAAATTTTGGACAAATCAGACGGCCGTATTAGGTGCGGTGTTGTTGATAATCTTTGTCATAATTGCTATATTCGCACCCCAGATCGTTAACAAGTTCGCACCAAAAGCGGCGGCCAGAGCCTATGTAGACAACCCTTACCAGATGCCTAGAGTTGCCTGGACTTCCAACCCATTGCCTCCCAGCAAAGATGATCCTTTTGGGGTTATAGGTGGAAGGGATATCTTCTACGGTGTCATCTACGGCACAAGAACGGCGTTCAAATTGGGGTTGACCGTCGCTGGGCTTTCAGCAATTATTGGAATCATTATCGGTTCCATAGCGGCATACTTTGGTGGCTGGATTGACGAGATTCTCATGAGAATCGTTGATATCTTCATGTCGATCCCCTTCTTGGTCGCTGCCATGGTACTCACGACCATTCTCGGAAAAGGGCTGGACAAGGTGATGATCGCCCTTGTAGTCTTTGGGTGGATGACAACTGCAAGGCTCATCAGAGGAAACATATTGCAGGCTAGAGAAGAACAATACGTCCTTGCTGCGAAAGCACTGGGTCAGAAGGACTGGTTGATCATCATAAAGCATATACTTCCAAACACCATTTTCCCCGTGGTTATACAGATGTCCATGCGAATGGGTTCATACGTTATAACTGCTGCCGGTCTTAGTTTTCTGGGAGTCGGTGCAGAACCCGGTTATGCGGACTGGGGAACTATTCTGAGTTATTCCAGAAACTGGATGACCATGCTTGATAAAGCTTGGTTCGCCATTGTTTTCCCCGGTGTCGCGATGGTACTGTTTGTCCTTGCCTGGAACTTAGTCGGCGATGCCCTGAGAGACATCTTTGACCCGAGAATGCGCAGTTAA